From Anopheles funestus chromosome 3RL, idAnoFuneDA-416_04, whole genome shotgun sequence, a single genomic window includes:
- the LOC125770278 gene encoding signal peptidase complex subunit 2 encodes MSNKNKKQSENATTKEEEVVQINKWDGTAVKHALDDSVKTALMEHSNMKEHFAIIDGRLFICAQAVAIALVALGYDYQYSFPASKPVLIVCVCCYFFLMGVLTIYTTYVEKGIFVVGNQKDANGNVKRWQASSDMKKYDDKYELTVQLRDSRGIREATVTKSVANFIDVNGVVLDDLVASEVNRIVNSLNADRKDK; translated from the exons ATGtcgaacaagaacaagaagcaGTCGGAAAATGCCACAACTAAGGAGGAAGAG GTTGTCCAGATCAACAAGTGGGATGGCACTGCGGTAAAGCACGCATTGGATGATTCGGTTAAGACTGCGCTGATGGAACACAGCAATATGAAAGAGCATTTCGCTATCATCGATGGACGGCTGTTTATCTGTGCGCAGGCGGTCGCGATCGCGCTTGTTGCACTTGGTTATGATTATCAGTATTCGTTTCCCGCTTCCAAGCCTGTACTGATCGTATGCGTATGTTGCTACTTCTTCCTAATGGGTGTGCTGACCATCTACACGACGTACGTGGAAAAGGGCATCTTTGTGGTGGGCAACCAGAAAGATGCTAACGGCAACGTGAAAAGATGGCAGGCAAGTTCGGACATGAAGAAATACGACGATAAGTATGAGTTAACGGTTCAGCTAAGAGATTCGCGCGGCATTCGAGAAGCTACTGTCACCAAGTCGGTGGCAAACTTCATCGACGTCAACGGAGTCGTGCTGGATGATCTGGTGGCTAGCGAGGTCAACCGTATCGTGAATTCGCTGAACGCCGACCGCAAGGATAAGTAA
- the LOC125770204 gene encoding SET and MYND domain-containing protein 4-like: MLRPEVIEQLQCPSVGLATSWTLSRRNVPFDNLEAARTLFERKYWPFGKGKIVKSDSKATSLREQGNAAYKQAPTDPAKALQLYNQSICMAKQGSKDLGLGYANRSAVYFNSKLYRECLQNIELARSNNYPAEMMPKLLQREERCKQLMEAISESSTEHSPTGHCAIKSCLELSKDGKGICTNRSLDPGEKILLEKPYVLVLEAELAYERCDYCGATNEHNLLPCKGCTAVMYCSEECQEQSLQRYHQFECEIVDDLQLLFRGPKPARMFHVILRLFWHAVLLFLEDPDAFLKRIETPAELEKYHNPFALEPSDYILHLNATCPDVTTDNENEGTAKCVSQIMTILTYVIAVEENASLWPRLEGKVGKKKLLDLLFRLIKRTDCLVEDKMDHATCFYPFTRILQRSDNPNAEQSLQELQSVVVLKCPVAEGQEITIAKKNVNR, encoded by the exons atgCTGCGACCAGAAGTTATTGAACAACTGCAGTGTCCTTCCGTTGGATTGGCAACATCCTGGACATTATCACGCCGAAATGTTCCTTTCGATAATCTAGAAGCCGCCAGAACGCTTTTCGAGCGCAAATACTGGCCATTTGGCAAAGGAAAGATTGTGAAGAGCGACAGCAAGGCGACAAGTCTCCGCGAGCAAGGCAATGCAGCATACAAGCAGGCACCAACTGACCCAGCAAAAGCTTTGCAACTGTACAATCAGAGTATCTGTATGGCCAAGCAGGGTTCCAAGGATTTAGGATTAGGCTATGCGAACCGATCGGCAGTGTACTTCAACAGCAAATTGTACCGTGAGTGCTTGCAAAACATTGAACTGGCCCGGTCTAATAACTATCCTGCAGAAATGATGCCAAAGCTGTTGCAACGTGAAGAGCGCTGCAAGCAACTGATGGAAGCCATCAGCGAAAGCTCAACGGAACACAGTCCCACGGGCCACTGTGCGATCAAATCCTGTCTAGAGCTTAGCAAGGATGGCAAAGGCATCTGTACCAACCGTAGTTTGGATCCGGGAGAAAAGATACTTCTAGAAAAACCGTACGTACTGGTGCTCGAAGCGGAACTCGCGTATGAACGGTGTGATTACTGTGGTGCTACTAACGAACACAATCTGTTACCGTGTAAGGGCTGCACGGCTGTGATGTATTGTAGCGAGGAATGCCAGGAACAGTCGCTTCAGCGCTATCATCAATTTGAATGTGAAATTGTAGACGATCTGCAGCTGCTCTTTCGTGGCCCAAAGCCGGCAAGAATGTTTCACGTGATTTTGCGATTGTTTTGGCATGCCGTGCTACTTTTTCTAGAGGACCCTGACGCTTTTCTGAAGCGAATTGAAACACCGGCTGAGCTGGAAAAGTATCACAATCCGTTTGCATTAGAACCGTCCGATTACATACTGCATCTGAATGCTACCTGTCCAGATGTAACAACGGAtaatgaaaatgaaggaaCTGCAAAGTGCGTATCGCAGATTATGACTATACTTACGTACGTTATAGCGGTTGAAGAGAACGCATCACTTTGGCCCCGATTAGAAGGGAAAGTGGGTAAAAAGAAGCTGTTGGATTTGCTCTTCCGCTTAATAAAACGTACAGACTGTTTGGTCGAGGACAAGATGGACCATGCGACATGTTTCTACCCTTTCACACGCATACTGCAGCGTTCCGACAATCCAAACGCGGAACAATCACTGCAGGAACTTCAGTCAGTGGTCGTTCTGAAATGTCCAGTCGCCGAAGGGCAGGAGATAACCATCGCAAAA AAAAATGTGAATCGGTGA
- the LOC125770249 gene encoding uncharacterized protein LOC125770249 — translation MADLRLFSRDFIAEFIEMYKQFPCLWNVNSKEYTDRMKRKLAYDALVMKYQEVHKTATKEEVKKKLYGLRSSYRREMMKLKKSVQSGATVDDVYKPTLWYFYLFDFLTDYDTMKEPTSTTGAVKCETKEEQIEYDEEYDLIENENDDDFEIDEHHDDLDDVSSETDSDKNTVDPFNGDTLSEYTSVSRRQSSAAGTSQSYLSHKKRKLLPPEVDPERIENAETNEQNDQPVVKQSVQEDQFDVYGKLVAHKLRSFDKLQVTFSQRLINEVLYEAEMGFLTRNCKVVDMGSS, via the exons ATGGCAGATTTGCGCCTATTTTCGCGTGATTTCATCGCAGAGTTTATCGAAATGTACAAACAGTTCCCATGCCTGTGGAATGTAAACTCGAAAGAATACACGGACCGAATGAAAAGGAAGCTAGCCTACGATGCGCTGGTCATGAAGTACCAGGAGGTGCACAAAACGGCAACCAAGGAagaggtgaagaaaaaactatACGGACTGCGATCAAGTTACCGGCGAGAGATgatgaaattgaagaaatccGTTCAATCAGGAGCCACAGTTGACGACGTGTACAAACCAACGTTGTGGTATTTCTATTTGTTCGACTTTTTAACCGATTACGATACAATGAAAGAACCTACAAGCACAACGGGGGCGgttaaatgtgaaacaaagGAGGAACAAATA GAATACGACGAAGAGTACGATCTCATAGAGAATGAAAACGATGATGACTTTGAGATCGACGAGCATCATGATGATCTTGACGATGTTAGCTCGGAAACGGATAGCGACAAAAATACGGTAGATCCTTTTAATGGTGATACACTGTCAGAATACACTTCCGTCTCACGACGACAATCGTCTGCAGCCGGTACATCACAATCGTACCTTTCGCATAAAAAACGAAAGCTGCTTCCACCCGAAGTAGATCCAGAGCGCATAGAAAATGcggaaacaaacgaacaaaacgatCAACCCGTAGTGAAGCAGAGCGTTCAAGAAGATCAGTTCGACGTGTATGGCAAGTTGGTAGCGCACAAGCTCCGTTCATTCGACAAACTACAGGTTACCTTCTCACAACGGTTGATCAACGAAGTTCTGTACGAGGCCGAAATGGGGTTTTTAACTAGAAACTGTAAGGTGGTCGATATGGGTAGTTCTTGA
- the LOC125770285 gene encoding uncharacterized protein LOC125770285, protein MKKTTKSSRAGLTFSVARVSSSLRKGQYASRIGVGSSVYMAAVLEYLAAEVLELAGNAARDNHKSRLTPRHIQLAVRNDEELSKLLQEITISQGGVMPNIHSVLLPRKTGGKSAAGAGTGQSQEY, encoded by the exons atgaagaaaa CGACCAAATCTTCCCGTGCTGGGCTTACATTTAGCGTCGCGCGCGTATCGTCATCCTTGCGAAAAGGGCAGTACGCGAGCCGCATCGGTGTTGGATCTTCCGTCTATATGGCGGCTGTGCTCGAATACTTGGCGGCGGAAGTGCTTGAATTGGCAGGAAATGCAGCTCGGGATAATCACAAATCTCGGCTCACGCCGCGTCATATCCAGCTGGCCGTGCGCAATGATGAGGAGCTCAGTAAACTGTTGCAGGAGATTACCATTTCGCAAGGAGGTGTCATGCCGAACATCCATTCGGTGCTGCTGCCACGTAAAACCGGTGGAAAATCTGCTGCAGGCGCTGGAACCGGACAGAGTCAAGAGTATTAA
- the LOC125770233 gene encoding uncharacterized protein LOC125770233: protein MGKDGTPSRGTVPYDRLVQDAGSTADFLETQQNNNNDAGIVGRGQEIRRNLPVNSSYRNNAHNVSSMGGEEPEASSAEHEELFADYRDEERKVSIVETPATNEGMDRGKRNGNRNVNNRAIDRGVTFGRKLLLANLLINGLMFAVAGYITYHCFNKAMVLFSWHPTFMSIGYLILMSQAVLTMSGTNYFTHRCHHRTKVFLHWVLQAVAGILITIASVCIFLNKVRLGKPHFQTLHGIFGLVTVCFTLASIGGGVTTKYAFQLRHYISPIYSKLMHGIAGTVAYLLGVTTISLGVYSRWFQEDNEANVRLTLVIAIGTIALYVVVAPITNSVLRIKTAVRTIH, encoded by the exons ATGGGAAAAGACGGTACACCATCTCGGGGCACCGTTCCATACGATCGGTTGGTGCAGGATGCAGGATCAACAG CTGATTTTTTGGAAACGcagcaaaataacaacaacgacGCAGGTATTGTGGGAAGGGGCCAAGAGATAAGGCGAAATCTTCCCGTGAACAGTTCCTATCGAAACAACGCTCATAACGTCAGCAGTATGGGTGGGGAAGAGCCAGAAGCTAGCAGTGCGGAACACGAAGAACTTTTTGCCGACTATCGTGACGAAGAACGGAAAGTTTCTATCGTGGAAACACCCGCTACGAACGAAGGTATGGATCGTGGCAAAAGAAATGGTAATCGGAACGTGAACAATCGAGCAATCGACAGAGGCGTCACCTTCGGGCGAAAGCTACTACTCGCAAATCTGCTGATCAACGGGTTAATGTTTGCCGTGGCCGGGTACATAACTTACCACTGTTTCAACAAGGCAATGGTACTTTTCTCCTGGCATCCAACGTTCATGTCTATAGGG TATTTGATCCTCATGTCCCAAGCCGTACTCACGATGTCTGGAACGAACTATTTCACACACCGATGTCACCATAGGACGAAAGTGTTCCTACACTGGGTGCTACAGGCGGTTGCCGGTATACTGATAACGATCGCGTCCGTGTGTATCTTTCTCAACAAAGTTCGGCTTGGAAAGCCCCACTTTCAGACACTGCATGGCATTTTCGGTCTTGTGACCGTATGCTTCACGCTGGCATCCATTGGAGGCGGTGTTACGACGAAGTATGCTTTTCAGCTGCGTCACTATATAAGCCCGATTTATAGCAAGCTGATGCACGGCATTGCTGGAACCGTTGCCTATCTGCTGGGTGTAACGACGATTTCTTTGGGCGTTTATTCGCGCTGGTTCCAGGAGGATAACGAGGCAAACGTGCGCCTAACGCTGGTGATTGCGATTGGGACGATCGCACTGTATGTTGTCGTCGCACCGATCACCAATTCGGTGCTGCGAATCAAAACTGCTGTACGGACTATACATTAA
- the LOC125770205 gene encoding uncharacterized protein LOC125770205 — protein sequence MVCVYALFYFDSFWLIEKTRGRGEQKIYTVLHLLERTLVLLNTPNFRSRDSWCAINTINKQRSNNHQPGTHSLKRFVAVALAMGPTKITPEDQAFNINFVGEVKKYPCLFDSANPDYKQQALQDRAWLEVSTAVRESTDTCKKRWRNLRCCMTRYQKSVRDSSDQAANARRKPYYLYNHMQFVLPHLKAREESNVYEPDEPSWAKAESESLSESKHEEDEEMEPHEIETIEVPEEDHSDQIKDSILSSIKIVPIGQESQTVSEQDQQQDVLEASETNSANQTAYEFIAAPPLKQSRLSNTHTSVESVSPVAVSPLQTSTSDSKRDIIGQRQYFTLTSTPIHSANIPMSCYTTSPLSSQSLHQQQQQQQTISQPQLQTQVPPHFTIIPNTPSMTNDADHNFFQSLVPDIQTMTMEQKRKLKIGILQLIDKILNT from the coding sequence ATGGTCTGTGTTTATGCGCTGTTCTATTTTGACAGTTTCTGGTTGATTGAAAAAACAAGGGGTAGAGGCGagcaaaaaatatacacagTGCTTCACTTGCTAGAAAGGACGCTTGTGTTGTTGAACACACCAAATTTTAGGAGCAGAGATTCGTGGTGTGCAATAAATACCATAAACAAACAGCGATCGAACAACCACCAGCCCGGAACACACAGTTTAAAGCGGTTTGTTGCAGTGGCGTTAGCGATGGGTCCTACTAAAATCACCCCCGAGGATCAAGCGTTCAACATTAATTTTGTGGGAGAGGTGAAGAAATATCCGTGCCTGTTCGACAGCGCGAATCCAGACTACAAGCAGCAGGCATTACAAGACAGAGCCTGGTTGGAAGTGTCGACCGCCGTTCGAGAGAGTACAGACACCTGCAAGAAGCGTTGGCGCAATTTACGATGTTGCATGACCCGTTACCAGAAATCGGTTCGTGACAGCAGCGACCAAGCTGCGAATGCACGACGGAAACCATACTATCTATACAATCACATGCAGTTCGTACTGCCGCACCTGAAGGCACGAGAGGAATCTAATGTCTATGAACCAGATGAACCTTCGTGGGCGAAAGCGGAGAGCGAATCATTAAGCGAAAGTAAACACGAAGAGGACGAAGAAATGGAACCACACGAGATCGAGACGATCGAAGTACCGGAAGAGGATCATAGTGACCAAATTAAGGATAGTATTCTAAGTTCGATCAAGATCGTACCTATAGGGCAAGAATCACAGACGGTTAGTGAGCAGGACCAACAACAGGACGTGCTGGAAGCAAGTGAAACAAATTCAGCCAACCAGACGGCGTATGAATTCATTGCGGCACCACCGCTCAAACAATCTCGGCTTTCGAATACACACACCAGTGTAGAATCGGTCAGTCCAGTTGCTGTTAGCCCGTTGCAAACATCGACATCCGATTCGAAACGAGATATAATCGGCCAGCGGCAATACTTTACACTGACGAGCACACCGATCCATTCCGCAAACATCCCAATGTCCTGCTACACCACAAGCCCGCTGTCGTCCCAGTCTctccatcagcagcagcagcaacaacaaacgattTCCCAGCCACAGCTGCAAACGCAGGTGCCGCCGCATTTCACTATCATTCCGAACACACCGTCGATGACTAATGATGCGGATCACAATTTCTTCCAAAGTCTCGTTCCCGATATTCAAACGATGACCATGGAACAGAAAAGAAAGCTCAAAATTGGCATCCTACAGCTCATAGACAAAATTCTCAATACGTAA